In Halobaculum sp. XH14, a single genomic region encodes these proteins:
- a CDS encoding NAD(P)/FAD-dependent oxidoreductase → MNVAVVGAGAVGVTAAHDLAAAGASVTLYDRDEPGSGSSGRAAGVLYDAYAEDVDAELGARSMERFREFSGTGGFEFHECPYVFLAREGDDEVADAIPRSAARMRAHGRPVDAVAPDELAERFPALRTDDVAAAAVAGNAGWTDPASYVGMMTDRATGAGVELRANEPVAVDPDGPGIEAEDGACTDYDAVLVATGAHTKRVLADADVDVPVKPYRVQALTSSVAYDGPMCYDATAGVYFRPHPTGLLGGDGTVPVESDPAEWDRDADGWFLEDLGDALRTRAGYDQEVERAWAGLCTATPDGDPLLGELREDLYVAAGWQGHGFMRAPATGEEIAAQVLGDSDGVPAFDPGRFSGGEEFEIREGMAVERDGS, encoded by the coding sequence GTGAACGTCGCCGTCGTCGGCGCCGGCGCGGTGGGCGTCACGGCCGCCCACGACCTCGCCGCGGCCGGCGCGTCGGTGACGCTGTACGACCGCGACGAACCGGGTTCGGGGTCGTCGGGCCGGGCCGCCGGCGTGCTGTACGACGCCTACGCGGAGGACGTCGACGCCGAACTGGGCGCGCGCTCGATGGAGCGCTTTCGGGAGTTCTCGGGCACCGGCGGATTCGAGTTCCACGAGTGTCCGTACGTGTTCCTCGCGCGGGAGGGTGACGACGAGGTCGCGGATGCGATCCCCAGGAGCGCCGCCCGGATGCGTGCCCACGGTCGGCCGGTCGACGCCGTCGCGCCCGACGAACTCGCCGAGCGGTTCCCCGCGCTCCGGACCGACGACGTCGCCGCCGCGGCGGTCGCGGGGAACGCCGGCTGGACGGACCCCGCGTCCTACGTGGGGATGATGACGGACCGGGCCACGGGGGCGGGGGTCGAACTCCGCGCGAACGAGCCGGTCGCGGTCGATCCGGACGGGCCGGGAATCGAGGCCGAGGACGGCGCGTGTACCGACTACGACGCCGTGCTCGTCGCCACCGGCGCGCACACCAAGCGGGTCCTCGCCGACGCGGACGTCGACGTCCCGGTGAAACCGTATCGCGTGCAGGCGCTCACCTCGTCGGTCGCGTACGACGGGCCGATGTGCTACGACGCGACCGCCGGCGTCTACTTTCGGCCGCACCCGACGGGGCTGCTCGGCGGCGACGGGACGGTGCCCGTGGAGTCCGACCCGGCGGAGTGGGACCGGGACGCGGACGGCTGGTTCCTCGAGGACCTCGGGGATGCGCTCCGCACCCGGGCCGGGTACGACCAGGAGGTCGAGCGCGCCTGGGCGGGACTCTGCACCGCGACGCCGGACGGCGATCCGCTGCTCGGTGAACTCCGCGAGGACCTCTACGTCGCCGCCGGCTGGCAGGGCCACGGCTTCATGCGCGCGCCGGCCACGGGCGAAGAAATCGCCGCACAGGTGCTCGGCGACTCGGACGGGGTCCCGGCGTTCGATCCCGGCCGGTTCTCCGGCGGGGAGGAGTTCGAGATTCGGGAAGGAATGGCCGTCGAGCGGGACGGGTCGTAA
- a CDS encoding DUF1405 domain-containing protein: MVSTADVRSLFDADGLPEPDDLPWYVAPLPRWLENFGLRLAGVIALVNLVGTAFGFWYYGFHPVPLSDPLFTGQFAATPTVMWAFVPDSPVATLFIAVALGLWWLGRPSEYWNVLAFFGCWKLGFWTPFVLLAFSDGFLAGTTVPMYLFLFFSHLAMVVQAFLLHRVSEFPIGPIAVAVVWYGLNDLVDYFVPIVGTPHHTFIPGQTYDAALGGYTHPPEIHLVAAAGAVALTVTGTALALATWRAKRRAGELD, from the coding sequence ATGGTCTCCACCGCCGACGTCCGGTCGCTGTTCGACGCGGACGGGTTGCCCGAACCGGACGACCTGCCGTGGTACGTCGCCCCGCTCCCGCGCTGGCTGGAGAACTTCGGGCTCCGGCTCGCCGGCGTCATCGCGCTCGTCAACCTCGTGGGGACCGCGTTCGGCTTCTGGTACTACGGCTTCCACCCGGTCCCGCTCTCGGACCCGCTCTTTACCGGACAGTTCGCCGCGACGCCGACCGTCATGTGGGCGTTCGTGCCCGACAGCCCGGTGGCGACGCTGTTCATCGCCGTCGCGCTGGGGCTGTGGTGGCTCGGCAGGCCGAGCGAGTACTGGAACGTGCTCGCCTTCTTCGGCTGCTGGAAGCTGGGGTTCTGGACGCCGTTCGTCCTGCTCGCGTTCTCGGACGGCTTCCTGGCCGGGACCACGGTCCCGATGTACCTGTTCCTGTTCTTCTCACACCTGGCGATGGTGGTGCAGGCGTTCCTCCTCCACCGCGTCTCGGAGTTCCCGATCGGGCCCATCGCCGTCGCGGTCGTCTGGTACGGACTCAATGACCTGGTCGACTACTTCGTCCCCATCGTCGGCACGCCACACCACACGTTCATCCCCGGCCAGACGTACGACGCCGCGCTCGGCGGCTACACCCACCCGCCGGAGATCCACCTCGTCGCGGCCGCCGGCGCGGTCGCGCTCACCGTAACCGGGACGGCGCTCGCGCTGGCGACGTGGCGCGCGAAGAGGCGGGCCGGCGAACTGGACTGA
- a CDS encoding creatininase family protein: MRLLHERTTTEAGDLFEDEVEVAVLPTGSVEQHGPALPLGTDFLAAEAVARGLDREDAVVLPTVPVGVSAHHRQFDGTLWAEPETFEDYVGEILASVASHGVRKLVVANGHGGNADALSRAARRLRDERVAFAAPWNWWSSLDGLDEELFDQSGIGHADAMETAMIAHLAEELVRESALRDAEEGAADSWGETVHGARVGFDAADFTESGAVGRPTEGTAEKGRKLYEQSVSELDALVGWLAERPFDALLPEPHR, translated from the coding sequence ATGCGACTCCTGCACGAGCGGACGACCACGGAGGCGGGCGACCTGTTCGAGGACGAGGTCGAGGTCGCCGTCCTCCCCACCGGCTCGGTCGAACAGCACGGCCCCGCGCTCCCGCTGGGCACCGACTTCCTCGCCGCGGAGGCCGTCGCGCGCGGGCTCGACCGCGAGGACGCCGTCGTCCTCCCGACGGTTCCGGTCGGCGTCTCGGCCCACCACCGGCAGTTCGACGGGACGCTCTGGGCCGAACCCGAGACGTTCGAGGACTACGTCGGCGAGATCCTCGCCTCCGTCGCGAGCCACGGCGTCCGAAAGCTCGTCGTCGCCAACGGCCACGGCGGCAACGCGGACGCGCTCTCGCGTGCGGCCCGCCGGCTCCGTGACGAGCGCGTCGCGTTCGCCGCGCCCTGGAACTGGTGGTCGAGCCTCGACGGCCTCGACGAGGAGCTGTTCGACCAGTCGGGCATCGGCCACGCCGACGCGATGGAGACCGCGATGATCGCCCACCTGGCCGAGGAGCTCGTCCGGGAGTCGGCGCTTCGGGACGCCGAGGAGGGCGCTGCGGACTCGTGGGGGGAGACGGTCCACGGCGCGCGGGTCGGCTTCGACGCCGCGGACTTCACCGAGTCGGGCGCGGTCGGTCGCCCGACCGAGGGCACCGCCGAGAAGGGCCGGAAGCTGTACGAGCAGTCCGTGAGCGAACTGGACGCGCTCGTCGGCTGGCTCGCGGAACGACCGTTCGACGCGCTGTTGCCCGAACCGCACCGATGA
- a CDS encoding type B DNA-directed DNA polymerase: MTVTVDFRDGDAIVWTRTSEGVSRERVADYEPSLFVAGPADVRDHLSTWLRGDDSVVGTGTVERYRLLAAREPTLMLRVDLNHPEAAGRVARRVRREFEAASHPPGTLRLYDVDLSPGFRFHLDTRRNPSPHGDLVTLRVDLPEPALSAGDASALRVGGERLGDEERDAIEALSARLRTADPDVMVMASADAIPVVTRRAEELDVPFSWGRDLGGSESDAEGDWRRLAGANTYESYGRVGHSPARYSVPGRAVLDRSNSFMWSKAGLDGLRYLVKRSWRPIQEAGWASIGSILTSMQIRHARVRDVPAPWRPWEPEQFKPVRTLHDADRGGLTLSPAVGYHEDVVELDFASLYPSIICEHNISAETVRCDCCDRGDVPELGYSICDRQGFLPEVLGQLLRDRADFKKDAAGGDDAAAARSDAIKWVLVSCFGYQGYRNAKFGRIECHEAINAFARDTLLDAKETLEAGGWNVLHAIVDSIWVERRDPDATPPRRLAEAVEADADVPLELDGTYDWVCFVPKRGSGAGALTKYFGRKRDGSYKFRGIECRQRSTPAFVAEAQRDLVETFDAERSPGAVRDRLAVHLGQLDRGDVDPADLLVTTRATKAAEEYDGDTLTAAALDRFSDAGVERWPGQSVRYVVVEDDARGRGRVRLPFEVPERYDGAYYRELLLRAAVSVVSPLGWDRDRLDRELSAERDATLGSYDVRG; the protein is encoded by the coding sequence GTGACCGTCACGGTCGACTTCCGCGACGGCGACGCCATCGTCTGGACGCGAACGAGCGAGGGGGTATCGCGAGAGCGAGTTGCCGACTATGAGCCGTCGCTGTTCGTCGCCGGGCCCGCGGACGTCCGGGACCACCTCTCGACCTGGCTCCGCGGCGACGACAGCGTCGTCGGGACCGGAACGGTCGAACGGTATCGGCTGCTCGCGGCGCGGGAACCGACGCTCATGCTCCGGGTCGATCTGAATCACCCGGAGGCCGCCGGTCGAGTCGCACGTCGCGTTCGGCGGGAGTTCGAGGCGGCGTCCCATCCGCCGGGAACGCTCCGACTGTACGACGTGGACCTCTCGCCGGGGTTCCGGTTCCACCTCGACACCCGGCGGAACCCGTCCCCGCACGGCGACCTCGTGACGCTCCGGGTCGACCTTCCCGAACCGGCGCTCTCGGCGGGGGACGCGAGCGCCCTTCGCGTCGGCGGGGAGCGGCTCGGGGACGAGGAGCGGGACGCCATCGAGGCGCTGTCGGCGCGCCTGCGGACGGCCGACCCGGACGTGATGGTGATGGCCAGCGCGGACGCCATCCCGGTCGTGACGCGGCGGGCCGAGGAGCTGGACGTGCCGTTCTCGTGGGGGCGCGACCTCGGTGGGAGTGAATCGGACGCCGAGGGCGACTGGCGGCGACTCGCGGGGGCCAACACGTACGAGAGCTACGGTCGGGTCGGCCACTCGCCGGCGCGGTACTCGGTCCCCGGCCGGGCGGTCCTCGACCGCTCGAACAGCTTCATGTGGAGCAAGGCGGGGCTCGACGGGCTACGATACCTCGTGAAGCGGTCGTGGCGACCCATCCAGGAGGCCGGCTGGGCGAGCATCGGGAGCATCCTCACGTCGATGCAGATCAGACACGCCAGGGTGCGGGACGTTCCGGCGCCCTGGCGACCGTGGGAGCCCGAGCAGTTCAAGCCGGTGCGGACGCTCCACGACGCCGACCGCGGCGGGCTCACGCTCTCCCCGGCCGTCGGCTACCACGAGGACGTCGTGGAACTCGACTTCGCGTCGCTGTACCCGTCGATCATCTGTGAGCACAACATCAGCGCCGAGACGGTGCGGTGTGACTGCTGTGATCGGGGCGACGTGCCGGAACTCGGCTACAGCATCTGTGATCGCCAGGGGTTCCTTCCGGAGGTGCTCGGCCAGCTTCTGCGGGACCGCGCGGACTTCAAGAAGGACGCGGCCGGGGGCGACGACGCGGCCGCGGCCAGGTCGGACGCGATCAAGTGGGTGCTGGTCTCCTGTTTCGGCTACCAGGGGTATCGCAACGCGAAGTTCGGCCGCATCGAGTGCCACGAGGCGATCAACGCCTTCGCCCGCGACACCCTGCTCGACGCGAAGGAGACGCTTGAGGCGGGCGGCTGGAACGTGCTCCACGCCATCGTGGACAGCATCTGGGTCGAGCGACGGGACCCGGACGCGACCCCGCCCCGCCGCCTGGCGGAGGCGGTGGAGGCTGACGCGGACGTCCCGCTGGAACTCGACGGGACGTACGACTGGGTATGTTTCGTCCCGAAGCGTGGCTCCGGCGCGGGCGCGCTGACGAAGTACTTCGGCCGGAAGCGGGACGGGTCGTACAAGTTCCGCGGAATCGAGTGTCGCCAGCGCAGCACGCCCGCGTTCGTCGCCGAGGCCCAGCGCGACCTCGTCGAGACGTTCGACGCCGAGCGGTCGCCCGGGGCCGTCCGTGACCGCCTGGCGGTCCACCTCGGGCAGCTCGACCGCGGCGACGTCGACCCCGCGGACCTGCTCGTCACCACGCGCGCGACGAAGGCTGCCGAGGAGTACGACGGGGACACCCTCACCGCGGCCGCGCTCGACCGCTTCTCGGACGCCGGCGTCGAGCGCTGGCCCGGCCAGTCGGTCCGGTACGTCGTGGTCGAGGACGACGCCCGCGGGCGCGGCCGGGTTCGGCTCCCGTTCGAGGTGCCCGAGAGGTACGACGGGGCGTACTACCGCGAACTGCTGCTCCGGGCTGCCGTGAGCGTGGTGTCGCCGCTGGGCTGGGATCGTGACCGGCTGGACCGGGAGCTGTCGGCCGAGCGCGACGCGACGCTGGGATCGTACGATGTTCGTGGGTAG
- a CDS encoding DUF6293 family protein, translating to MQTHVVPVGFDYDRLIAPLVRDQLDVDRVVLLEGAVGSEANVEYSRNLTRKLENDFGNLLGAETERVTVADVYDYDAAFEQAYDLINAELDAGAEVWVNVSAMPRPVSFAFATAAHSVTLERQEDRDRIHTYYTAPEKYLETELAEELRADRDLLADLQDGGDVDDERVAERLRGASDLLEEFDERGVTIGAKEIDGSHIVELPVASFSNVKPFEELILFKLGEHGAFDSVSDLAKSLAAELNEEYTDAFRSKVIYNVDRLGPGGKGYVEQESGGKSYRTTLSRIGELWVRAHHEDDGND from the coding sequence ATGCAGACCCACGTCGTCCCGGTCGGCTTCGATTACGACCGGCTCATCGCGCCGCTCGTCCGCGACCAGCTCGACGTGGATCGGGTCGTCCTCCTCGAGGGCGCGGTCGGCAGCGAGGCGAACGTCGAGTACTCGCGGAACCTCACCAGAAAGCTGGAGAACGACTTCGGCAACCTGCTGGGCGCGGAGACCGAGCGCGTCACCGTCGCCGACGTGTACGACTACGACGCGGCGTTCGAACAGGCCTACGACCTCATCAACGCCGAACTCGACGCGGGCGCGGAGGTCTGGGTGAACGTCTCCGCGATGCCCCGGCCCGTCTCGTTCGCGTTCGCCACGGCCGCCCACTCGGTCACGCTCGAACGCCAGGAGGACCGCGACCGCATCCACACCTACTACACGGCCCCCGAGAAGTACCTCGAAACCGAGCTCGCCGAGGAGCTCCGCGCCGACCGGGACCTCCTCGCCGACCTGCAGGACGGCGGCGACGTGGACGACGAGCGCGTCGCAGAGCGGCTCCGTGGCGCGAGCGACCTGCTGGAGGAGTTCGACGAGCGCGGCGTGACCATCGGCGCGAAGGAGATCGACGGGAGCCACATCGTCGAGTTGCCGGTCGCCTCGTTCTCGAACGTGAAGCCGTTCGAGGAGCTAATCCTGTTCAAGCTCGGCGAGCACGGCGCGTTCGACTCCGTGAGCGACCTGGCGAAGTCGCTCGCGGCGGAGCTGAACGAGGAGTACACCGACGCGTTCCGCTCGAAGGTCATCTACAACGTCGACCGGCTCGGCCCCGGCGGGAAGGGGTACGTCGAGCAGGAGTCGGGCGGGAAGTCGTACCGGACGACGCTCTCGCGCATCGGGGAGCTCTGGGTTCGGGCACACCACGAGGACGACGGAAACGACTGA
- a CDS encoding NAD(P)/FAD-dependent oxidoreductase, with the protein MIAIVGGGIAGLTAAYRLRERGHEVRVFEAGGPEALGGLARTYPTAGDDLEQFYHHLSKSEETIVELADELGVGDDLEWLVGKNAYYVDGVVHPMDTPWEILAFPHWSIYDKFRLGMLTLDVDVRGGIPSFDTYETLEEFEHQSAVEFAKEHTTENVYETFFDPLLDAKFGSRKDEVSAAWLLGRIKFRGERDLLRGEVLGYFDGGFRVLLDALVDAVGRDNIETNARVTELATEDGAVSEITVESAARAGVEGVPDGGTETRVEAVEDVVVATMPNVLEDLTGYACDVEFQGAVCAVVTMDESLTDTYWLNVADEAPFGALIEHTNFVPPERYGGDHLLYVASYVQSPDEWLWDATDDEIEERWLDGIADLFPQFDPDAVSEFRLARAPRAAPVYERGYLDLVVPYDLGEEVADGLYYAGMASRAQYPERSLNGGVVAGDEVAARIDATRE; encoded by the coding sequence ATGATTGCCATCGTCGGGGGCGGCATCGCGGGGCTGACGGCCGCCTACCGGCTCCGCGAGCGCGGCCACGAGGTCCGCGTGTTCGAGGCCGGCGGCCCGGAGGCGCTCGGGGGCCTGGCGCGCACCTACCCGACCGCCGGCGACGACCTCGAACAGTTCTACCACCACCTCTCGAAGTCCGAGGAGACCATCGTCGAACTCGCGGATGAACTGGGCGTCGGCGACGACCTGGAGTGGCTCGTCGGGAAGAACGCCTACTACGTCGACGGCGTCGTCCACCCGATGGACACGCCCTGGGAGATCCTCGCGTTTCCGCACTGGAGCATCTACGACAAGTTCCGGCTCGGGATGCTCACCCTCGACGTCGACGTACGGGGCGGAATCCCCTCCTTCGACACCTACGAGACCCTCGAGGAGTTCGAGCACCAGTCGGCCGTCGAGTTCGCGAAGGAGCACACGACCGAGAACGTGTACGAGACGTTCTTCGACCCGCTGCTGGACGCGAAGTTCGGCTCCCGGAAGGACGAGGTGAGCGCCGCGTGGCTGCTCGGGCGCATCAAGTTCCGCGGCGAGCGCGACCTCCTGCGCGGGGAGGTCCTGGGCTACTTCGACGGCGGCTTCCGCGTGCTGCTCGACGCGCTCGTCGACGCCGTCGGGCGCGACAACATCGAGACGAACGCCCGCGTCACCGAACTCGCCACCGAGGACGGCGCGGTCTCGGAGATCACGGTCGAATCGGCGGCCAGAGCCGGCGTCGAGGGAGTCCCGGACGGCGGGACCGAAACCCGCGTCGAGGCGGTCGAGGACGTCGTCGTCGCGACGATGCCGAACGTGCTGGAGGACCTCACCGGCTACGCCTGCGACGTGGAGTTCCAGGGCGCGGTCTGTGCGGTCGTGACGATGGACGAGTCGCTGACCGACACGTACTGGCTCAACGTCGCCGACGAAGCCCCCTTCGGCGCGCTCATCGAGCACACGAACTTCGTCCCGCCCGAGCGCTACGGCGGCGACCACCTGCTCTACGTCGCCAGTTACGTCCAGTCGCCCGACGAGTGGCTCTGGGACGCGACCGACGACGAGATCGAGGAGCGCTGGCTGGACGGCATCGCCGACCTGTTCCCGCAGTTCGACCCCGACGCAGTGAGCGAGTTCCGCCTCGCTCGCGCGCCGCGTGCGGCCCCCGTCTACGAGCGGGGGTACCTCGACCTCGTCGTCCCGTACGATCTGGGCGAGGAGGTGGCCGACGGGCTCTACTACGCCGGCATGGCCTCCCGCGCGCAGTACCCGGAACGGAGCCTCAACGGCGGCGTCGTCGCCGGCGACGAGGTCGCGGCGCGCATCGACGCGACGCGCGAGTGA
- a CDS encoding DUF7559 family protein, giving the protein MPATKEVKCTSGDCELDMFENHYTYDVAEDHSVSDLSCPLCGETDSLEVIEL; this is encoded by the coding sequence ATGCCCGCCACGAAGGAAGTCAAGTGTACCAGCGGCGACTGCGAACTCGACATGTTCGAGAACCACTACACGTACGACGTCGCCGAGGACCACTCCGTCTCGGACCTGTCGTGCCCCCTCTGTGGCGAGACGGACTCGCTCGAGGTCATCGAACTATGA
- a CDS encoding ArsR/SmtB family transcription factor produces the protein MDSAVLLDLLGNENRRRILRLLSHKSCYVTEISEYLSVSPKAVIDHLRKLEEAGLVESHTDDRRRKYFHIARDIRLEVSVSRHGFGAKSAYPANPSLDITGRCPHMRIDDDVPGEPPTENDDLAELAAEFDRLQQLENELSLAQRWVHGRIAETLDRVNDRLGVEADSRFFAELLAAVVATDGSKAAVADEVSADEETVEEGLRQLTEGGLLQNSGGSWALA, from the coding sequence ATGGACTCCGCGGTACTTCTGGATCTCCTCGGCAACGAGAACCGCCGGCGCATCCTCCGGCTGCTCTCGCACAAATCCTGCTACGTGACCGAGATATCCGAGTACCTCAGCGTCTCGCCGAAGGCCGTCATCGACCACCTGCGGAAGCTGGAGGAGGCCGGCCTCGTCGAGAGCCACACCGACGACCGCCGACGGAAGTACTTCCACATCGCCCGCGACATCCGGCTCGAAGTGAGCGTCTCACGTCACGGCTTCGGGGCCAAGAGCGCCTACCCCGCGAACCCGAGCCTCGACATCACCGGTCGCTGTCCCCACATGCGGATCGACGACGACGTGCCGGGCGAACCGCCGACCGAGAACGACGACCTCGCGGAGCTCGCGGCCGAGTTCGACCGGCTCCAGCAGCTCGAAAACGAGCTCTCGCTCGCACAGCGCTGGGTCCACGGCCGGATCGCGGAGACGCTCGACCGGGTGAACGACCGGCTGGGCGTCGAGGCCGACTCGCGCTTCTTCGCCGAGTTGCTCGCGGCGGTGGTGGCGACGGACGGCTCGAAGGCAGCCGTCGCCGACGAGGTGAGCGCCGACGAGGAGACGGTCGAGGAGGGACTGCGACAGCTGACCGAGGGCGGACTGTTGCAAAACAGCGGCGGCTCCTGGGCGCTCGCCTGA
- a CDS encoding Hsp20/alpha crystallin family protein: protein MSEQTDRARDLKEVGKSAVSTVLDRVGRGVGKVQERTPLPYDLLESEDAYLVVFDAPGATRSDIQVRFNEGAVEVRVDRFRDFHEGFEMRFPGRGLALDGRATLPAHASVDARGAEATLTDEGTLQVRVPKTELESATSVTIDDEESEAEDVASEPDEAASEPEEFEAGTEDEEASNEAGLADDGDAGGGDADDEE, encoded by the coding sequence ATGAGCGAGCAGACCGACCGAGCGCGCGACCTGAAGGAGGTCGGAAAGTCCGCCGTCAGCACCGTCCTCGACCGCGTCGGGCGGGGCGTGGGCAAGGTGCAAGAACGGACGCCGCTGCCCTACGACCTGCTCGAATCCGAGGACGCCTACCTCGTGGTGTTCGACGCGCCCGGCGCCACGCGGAGCGACATCCAGGTGCGGTTCAACGAGGGCGCAGTCGAGGTGCGCGTGGACCGCTTCCGCGACTTCCACGAGGGGTTCGAAATGCGCTTCCCCGGTCGGGGGCTGGCGCTCGACGGTCGGGCGACGCTCCCCGCCCACGCGTCGGTCGACGCCCGCGGTGCCGAGGCGACGCTGACCGACGAGGGGACGCTCCAGGTCCGAGTGCCCAAGACGGAACTGGAGTCGGCGACGAGCGTCACCATCGACGACGAGGAATCCGAGGCCGAGGACGTCGCCTCGGAACCCGATGAAGCCGCTTCGGAACCTGAAGAATTCGAAGCGGGGACGGAAGACGAGGAAGCTTCGAACGAGGCCGGACTCGCGGACGACGGAGACGCGGGCGGCGGAGACGCTGACGACGAGGAGTAG
- a CDS encoding DUF1405 domain-containing protein, producing MPPEESSDGERSRGPIPRKLAEFYLTTPWTVVLLLVANAFAFLIGVRYYVETMTPVPTYAWPLYGDSPTAIALGTLVLAAVVPFAGRRLVDVPRNYLLDGLVTLAVVWLLKMGLWTFLALNVPLVRPDLPVDLYVGFGPDSLWAYWGILLTHFAFLLWAGVLAHVGRTSRRTLAAALVLALVNDVFDYGFLLGLPLSNYPPVRYEPGWLLAAATVGISFLSVAVAARLLPRVEP from the coding sequence GTGCCACCGGAGGAGTCGTCGGACGGGGAGCGATCGAGGGGGCCGATCCCGCGAAAGCTGGCCGAGTTCTACCTCACGACGCCGTGGACGGTCGTGCTGTTGCTCGTCGCGAACGCGTTCGCGTTCCTGATCGGCGTCCGGTACTACGTCGAGACGATGACGCCGGTCCCGACGTACGCGTGGCCGCTGTACGGCGACTCTCCCACTGCCATCGCGCTCGGGACGCTCGTGCTCGCCGCCGTGGTGCCGTTCGCGGGCCGCCGTCTGGTCGACGTGCCCCGAAACTACCTGCTCGACGGCCTCGTCACGCTCGCGGTCGTCTGGCTTCTCAAGATGGGACTGTGGACGTTCCTCGCGCTGAACGTCCCGCTCGTCCGTCCGGACCTCCCGGTCGACCTCTACGTCGGGTTCGGGCCGGACTCGCTGTGGGCCTACTGGGGCATCCTCCTCACCCACTTCGCGTTCCTGCTCTGGGCCGGCGTGCTCGCGCACGTCGGTCGGACCAGCAGGCGGACGCTCGCCGCCGCCCTCGTGCTCGCGCTCGTGAACGACGTCTTCGACTACGGTTTCCTGCTGGGCCTCCCGCTCTCGAACTACCCGCCAGTCCGGTACGAGCCCGGCTGGCTGCTCGCGGCCGCGACGGTGGGCATCTCGTTCCTCTCGGTCGCCGTCGCGGCGCGGCTGCTCCCGCGCGTCGAGCCGTAG